In a single window of the Lagenorhynchus albirostris chromosome 19, mLagAlb1.1, whole genome shotgun sequence genome:
- the FIZ1 gene encoding flt3-interacting zinc finger protein 1 isoform X1: protein MSALIYVNTRQRRYRRGEAARAQPFALSLYGAGGHPKPRPFSMPSPKMAPPWLLEPPVAGKGTGKREKGGRRGGGKPRRREKGGVRGRREPRRKSRGPPGGSDATPAAQNVGAQREVESPHPPLPSHHATMDDAPLPAPPVPAPAPPAVAPRVPFHCSECGKSFRYRSDLRRHFARHTALKPHACPRCGKGFKHSFNLANHLRSHTGERPYRCSACPKGFRDSTGLLHHQVVHTGEKPYCCLVCELRFSSRSSLGRHLKRQHRGVLPSPLQPGPGLPALSAPCSVCCNVGPCSVCGGAGAGGGEGPEGAGAGPGSWGLAEAAAAAAASLPPFACGACARRFDQGRELAAHWAAHTDVKPFKCPRCERDFNAPALLERHKLTHDLQGPGAPPAQAWVSGAGAVPETAGEGGAAEAGEAQPAWDGRLLLGRAGGGVPELGGLLPESGGEAPAPAAAAEPSEDTLYQCDCGTFFASAAALASHLEAHSRPATYGCGHCGALYAALAALEEHRRASHGEGGGAEEAAAPAPEREPASGEPASGSGRGKKIFGCSECEKLFRSPRDLERHVLVHTGEKPFPCLECGKFFRHECYLKRHRLLHGTERPFPCHICGKGFITLSNLSRHLKLHRGMD from the exons ATGTCAGCCCTCATCTATGTTAACACCCGCCAGCGTCGATACCGCAGGGGGGAGGCCGCGCGCGCTCAGCCTTTTGCCCTTAGTCTGTATGGCGCCGGGGGCCACCCTAAACCCCGCCCCTTCTCCATGCCCTCACCCAAGATGGCGCCACCCTGGCTTCTCGAACCTCCAGTAGCTGGGAAAGGGacgggaaagagagagaagggagggcgGCGGGGAGGAGGGAAGCCAAGAAGGCGGGAGAAAGGGGGAGTGCGGGGGAGAAGGGAGCCGAGGCGGAAGTCGAGGGGCCCCCCGGGTGGAAGTGACGCTACCCCCGCTGCCCAAAATGTCGGCGCCCAGAGGGAGGT AGAGAGCCCCCACCCGCCACTGCCCTCGCACCACGCCACCATGGATGACGCCCCGCTGCCAGCGCCCCCGGTCCCTGCCCCGGCTCCGCCCGCTGTTGCCCCCCGCGTCCCGTTTCACTGCAGTGAGTGTGGCAAGAGCTTCCGCTACCGTTCGGACCTGCGGCGCCACTTCGCTCGGCACACTGCGCTCAAACCTCACGCGTGTCCGCGCTGCGGCAAAGGCTTCAAGCACAGCTTCAACCTGGCCAACCACCTGCGCTCGCACACCGGCGAGCGGCCCTACCGCTGCTCCGCCTGCCCCAAGGGGTTCCGAGACTCCACCGGCCTGCTGCACCACCAG gTCGTCCACACTGGCGAGAAGCCCTACTGCTGCCTAGTCTGCGAGCTCCGCTTCTCCTCGCGCTCCAGCCTGGGCCGCCACCTCAAGCGCCAGCACCGTGGGGTGCTCCCGTCCCCCCTGCAGCCCGGCCCAGGCCTGCCCGCCCTGAGCGCTCCCTGCTCGGTCTGCTGCAACGTGGGGCCCTGCTCGGTGTGCGGGGGCGCGGGGGCTGGCGGCGGAGAGGGCCCAGAGGGGGCAGGCGCGGGCCCGGGGAGCTGGGGGCTGGCGgaggcggcggccgcggcggcggccTCACTGCCCCCGTTCGCGTGCGGTGCTTGCGCGCGGCGCTTCGACCAGGGCCGCGAGCTGGCAGCCCACTGGGCTGCGCACACCGACGTGAAGCCCTTCAAGTGTCCGCGCTGTGAGCGCGACTTCAACGCCCCCGCGCTGCTGGAGAGGCACAAGCTGACCCACGACCTGCAGGGACCGGGCGCGCCCCCCGCGCAGGCCTGGGTCTCCGGGGCTGGCGCCGTGCCCGAGACGGCCGGCGAGGGCGGCGCTGCGGAGGCGGGCGAGGCTCAGCCGGCCTGGGACGGCAGGCTGCTCCTGGGCCGCGCCGGGGGCGGCGTGCCCGAGCTGGGGGGCCTGCTCCCCGAGAGCGGCGGGGAGGCCCCTGCGCCCGCGGCCGCGGCCGAGCCGTCGGAAGACACCCTCTACCAGTGCGACTGCGGGACCTTCTTCGCGTCGGCGGCGGCGCTGGCCAGCCACCTGGAGGCGCACTCGCGCCCCGCGACCTACGGCTGCGGCCACTGCGGGGCCCTCTACGCGGCCCTGGCGGCCCTGGAGGAGCACCGGCGCGCCAGCCACGGCGAGGGCGGCGGTgcggaggaggcggcggcgccCGCCCCGGAGAGGGAGCCCGCGTCTGGGGAGCCTGCGTCCGGCTCGGGCCGCGGCAAGAAGATCTTCGGCTGCTCCGAGTGCGAGAAGCTGTTCCGCTCGCCGCGGGACCTGGAGCGGCACGTGCTGGTGCACACGGGCGAGAAGCCGTTCCCGTGCCTGGAGTGCGGCAAGTTCTTCCGCCACGAGTGCTACCTCAAGCGCCACCGGCTGCTGCACGGCACCGAGCGGCCCTTCCCCTGCCACATCTGCGGCAAGGGCTTCATCACGCTCAGCAACCTCTCCAGGCACCTGAAGCTGCACCGGGGCATGGACTGA
- the FIZ1 gene encoding flt3-interacting zinc finger protein 1 isoform X2, which produces MATSLLSPHHHSMRESPHPPLPSHHATMDDAPLPAPPVPAPAPPAVAPRVPFHCSECGKSFRYRSDLRRHFARHTALKPHACPRCGKGFKHSFNLANHLRSHTGERPYRCSACPKGFRDSTGLLHHQVVHTGEKPYCCLVCELRFSSRSSLGRHLKRQHRGVLPSPLQPGPGLPALSAPCSVCCNVGPCSVCGGAGAGGGEGPEGAGAGPGSWGLAEAAAAAAASLPPFACGACARRFDQGRELAAHWAAHTDVKPFKCPRCERDFNAPALLERHKLTHDLQGPGAPPAQAWVSGAGAVPETAGEGGAAEAGEAQPAWDGRLLLGRAGGGVPELGGLLPESGGEAPAPAAAAEPSEDTLYQCDCGTFFASAAALASHLEAHSRPATYGCGHCGALYAALAALEEHRRASHGEGGGAEEAAAPAPEREPASGEPASGSGRGKKIFGCSECEKLFRSPRDLERHVLVHTGEKPFPCLECGKFFRHECYLKRHRLLHGTERPFPCHICGKGFITLSNLSRHLKLHRGMD; this is translated from the exons ATGGCCACAAGTTTGCTTAGTCCTCACCACCACTCCATGAG AGAGAGCCCCCACCCGCCACTGCCCTCGCACCACGCCACCATGGATGACGCCCCGCTGCCAGCGCCCCCGGTCCCTGCCCCGGCTCCGCCCGCTGTTGCCCCCCGCGTCCCGTTTCACTGCAGTGAGTGTGGCAAGAGCTTCCGCTACCGTTCGGACCTGCGGCGCCACTTCGCTCGGCACACTGCGCTCAAACCTCACGCGTGTCCGCGCTGCGGCAAAGGCTTCAAGCACAGCTTCAACCTGGCCAACCACCTGCGCTCGCACACCGGCGAGCGGCCCTACCGCTGCTCCGCCTGCCCCAAGGGGTTCCGAGACTCCACCGGCCTGCTGCACCACCAG gTCGTCCACACTGGCGAGAAGCCCTACTGCTGCCTAGTCTGCGAGCTCCGCTTCTCCTCGCGCTCCAGCCTGGGCCGCCACCTCAAGCGCCAGCACCGTGGGGTGCTCCCGTCCCCCCTGCAGCCCGGCCCAGGCCTGCCCGCCCTGAGCGCTCCCTGCTCGGTCTGCTGCAACGTGGGGCCCTGCTCGGTGTGCGGGGGCGCGGGGGCTGGCGGCGGAGAGGGCCCAGAGGGGGCAGGCGCGGGCCCGGGGAGCTGGGGGCTGGCGgaggcggcggccgcggcggcggccTCACTGCCCCCGTTCGCGTGCGGTGCTTGCGCGCGGCGCTTCGACCAGGGCCGCGAGCTGGCAGCCCACTGGGCTGCGCACACCGACGTGAAGCCCTTCAAGTGTCCGCGCTGTGAGCGCGACTTCAACGCCCCCGCGCTGCTGGAGAGGCACAAGCTGACCCACGACCTGCAGGGACCGGGCGCGCCCCCCGCGCAGGCCTGGGTCTCCGGGGCTGGCGCCGTGCCCGAGACGGCCGGCGAGGGCGGCGCTGCGGAGGCGGGCGAGGCTCAGCCGGCCTGGGACGGCAGGCTGCTCCTGGGCCGCGCCGGGGGCGGCGTGCCCGAGCTGGGGGGCCTGCTCCCCGAGAGCGGCGGGGAGGCCCCTGCGCCCGCGGCCGCGGCCGAGCCGTCGGAAGACACCCTCTACCAGTGCGACTGCGGGACCTTCTTCGCGTCGGCGGCGGCGCTGGCCAGCCACCTGGAGGCGCACTCGCGCCCCGCGACCTACGGCTGCGGCCACTGCGGGGCCCTCTACGCGGCCCTGGCGGCCCTGGAGGAGCACCGGCGCGCCAGCCACGGCGAGGGCGGCGGTgcggaggaggcggcggcgccCGCCCCGGAGAGGGAGCCCGCGTCTGGGGAGCCTGCGTCCGGCTCGGGCCGCGGCAAGAAGATCTTCGGCTGCTCCGAGTGCGAGAAGCTGTTCCGCTCGCCGCGGGACCTGGAGCGGCACGTGCTGGTGCACACGGGCGAGAAGCCGTTCCCGTGCCTGGAGTGCGGCAAGTTCTTCCGCCACGAGTGCTACCTCAAGCGCCACCGGCTGCTGCACGGCACCGAGCGGCCCTTCCCCTGCCACATCTGCGGCAAGGGCTTCATCACGCTCAGCAACCTCTCCAGGCACCTGAAGCTGCACCGGGGCATGGACTGA
- the FIZ1 gene encoding flt3-interacting zinc finger protein 1 isoform X3, whose translation MSPRSRESPHPPLPSHHATMDDAPLPAPPVPAPAPPAVAPRVPFHCSECGKSFRYRSDLRRHFARHTALKPHACPRCGKGFKHSFNLANHLRSHTGERPYRCSACPKGFRDSTGLLHHQVVHTGEKPYCCLVCELRFSSRSSLGRHLKRQHRGVLPSPLQPGPGLPALSAPCSVCCNVGPCSVCGGAGAGGGEGPEGAGAGPGSWGLAEAAAAAAASLPPFACGACARRFDQGRELAAHWAAHTDVKPFKCPRCERDFNAPALLERHKLTHDLQGPGAPPAQAWVSGAGAVPETAGEGGAAEAGEAQPAWDGRLLLGRAGGGVPELGGLLPESGGEAPAPAAAAEPSEDTLYQCDCGTFFASAAALASHLEAHSRPATYGCGHCGALYAALAALEEHRRASHGEGGGAEEAAAPAPEREPASGEPASGSGRGKKIFGCSECEKLFRSPRDLERHVLVHTGEKPFPCLECGKFFRHECYLKRHRLLHGTERPFPCHICGKGFITLSNLSRHLKLHRGMD comes from the exons ATGTCTCCCCGCTCCAGAGAGAGCCCCCACCCGCCACTGCCCTCGCACCACGCCACCATGGATGACGCCCCGCTGCCAGCGCCCCCGGTCCCTGCCCCGGCTCCGCCCGCTGTTGCCCCCCGCGTCCCGTTTCACTGCAGTGAGTGTGGCAAGAGCTTCCGCTACCGTTCGGACCTGCGGCGCCACTTCGCTCGGCACACTGCGCTCAAACCTCACGCGTGTCCGCGCTGCGGCAAAGGCTTCAAGCACAGCTTCAACCTGGCCAACCACCTGCGCTCGCACACCGGCGAGCGGCCCTACCGCTGCTCCGCCTGCCCCAAGGGGTTCCGAGACTCCACCGGCCTGCTGCACCACCAG gTCGTCCACACTGGCGAGAAGCCCTACTGCTGCCTAGTCTGCGAGCTCCGCTTCTCCTCGCGCTCCAGCCTGGGCCGCCACCTCAAGCGCCAGCACCGTGGGGTGCTCCCGTCCCCCCTGCAGCCCGGCCCAGGCCTGCCCGCCCTGAGCGCTCCCTGCTCGGTCTGCTGCAACGTGGGGCCCTGCTCGGTGTGCGGGGGCGCGGGGGCTGGCGGCGGAGAGGGCCCAGAGGGGGCAGGCGCGGGCCCGGGGAGCTGGGGGCTGGCGgaggcggcggccgcggcggcggccTCACTGCCCCCGTTCGCGTGCGGTGCTTGCGCGCGGCGCTTCGACCAGGGCCGCGAGCTGGCAGCCCACTGGGCTGCGCACACCGACGTGAAGCCCTTCAAGTGTCCGCGCTGTGAGCGCGACTTCAACGCCCCCGCGCTGCTGGAGAGGCACAAGCTGACCCACGACCTGCAGGGACCGGGCGCGCCCCCCGCGCAGGCCTGGGTCTCCGGGGCTGGCGCCGTGCCCGAGACGGCCGGCGAGGGCGGCGCTGCGGAGGCGGGCGAGGCTCAGCCGGCCTGGGACGGCAGGCTGCTCCTGGGCCGCGCCGGGGGCGGCGTGCCCGAGCTGGGGGGCCTGCTCCCCGAGAGCGGCGGGGAGGCCCCTGCGCCCGCGGCCGCGGCCGAGCCGTCGGAAGACACCCTCTACCAGTGCGACTGCGGGACCTTCTTCGCGTCGGCGGCGGCGCTGGCCAGCCACCTGGAGGCGCACTCGCGCCCCGCGACCTACGGCTGCGGCCACTGCGGGGCCCTCTACGCGGCCCTGGCGGCCCTGGAGGAGCACCGGCGCGCCAGCCACGGCGAGGGCGGCGGTgcggaggaggcggcggcgccCGCCCCGGAGAGGGAGCCCGCGTCTGGGGAGCCTGCGTCCGGCTCGGGCCGCGGCAAGAAGATCTTCGGCTGCTCCGAGTGCGAGAAGCTGTTCCGCTCGCCGCGGGACCTGGAGCGGCACGTGCTGGTGCACACGGGCGAGAAGCCGTTCCCGTGCCTGGAGTGCGGCAAGTTCTTCCGCCACGAGTGCTACCTCAAGCGCCACCGGCTGCTGCACGGCACCGAGCGGCCCTTCCCCTGCCACATCTGCGGCAAGGGCTTCATCACGCTCAGCAACCTCTCCAGGCACCTGAAGCTGCACCGGGGCATGGACTGA
- the FIZ1 gene encoding flt3-interacting zinc finger protein 1 isoform X4, producing the protein MDDAPLPAPPVPAPAPPAVAPRVPFHCSECGKSFRYRSDLRRHFARHTALKPHACPRCGKGFKHSFNLANHLRSHTGERPYRCSACPKGFRDSTGLLHHQVVHTGEKPYCCLVCELRFSSRSSLGRHLKRQHRGVLPSPLQPGPGLPALSAPCSVCCNVGPCSVCGGAGAGGGEGPEGAGAGPGSWGLAEAAAAAAASLPPFACGACARRFDQGRELAAHWAAHTDVKPFKCPRCERDFNAPALLERHKLTHDLQGPGAPPAQAWVSGAGAVPETAGEGGAAEAGEAQPAWDGRLLLGRAGGGVPELGGLLPESGGEAPAPAAAAEPSEDTLYQCDCGTFFASAAALASHLEAHSRPATYGCGHCGALYAALAALEEHRRASHGEGGGAEEAAAPAPEREPASGEPASGSGRGKKIFGCSECEKLFRSPRDLERHVLVHTGEKPFPCLECGKFFRHECYLKRHRLLHGTERPFPCHICGKGFITLSNLSRHLKLHRGMD; encoded by the exons ATGGATGACGCCCCGCTGCCAGCGCCCCCGGTCCCTGCCCCGGCTCCGCCCGCTGTTGCCCCCCGCGTCCCGTTTCACTGCAGTGAGTGTGGCAAGAGCTTCCGCTACCGTTCGGACCTGCGGCGCCACTTCGCTCGGCACACTGCGCTCAAACCTCACGCGTGTCCGCGCTGCGGCAAAGGCTTCAAGCACAGCTTCAACCTGGCCAACCACCTGCGCTCGCACACCGGCGAGCGGCCCTACCGCTGCTCCGCCTGCCCCAAGGGGTTCCGAGACTCCACCGGCCTGCTGCACCACCAG gTCGTCCACACTGGCGAGAAGCCCTACTGCTGCCTAGTCTGCGAGCTCCGCTTCTCCTCGCGCTCCAGCCTGGGCCGCCACCTCAAGCGCCAGCACCGTGGGGTGCTCCCGTCCCCCCTGCAGCCCGGCCCAGGCCTGCCCGCCCTGAGCGCTCCCTGCTCGGTCTGCTGCAACGTGGGGCCCTGCTCGGTGTGCGGGGGCGCGGGGGCTGGCGGCGGAGAGGGCCCAGAGGGGGCAGGCGCGGGCCCGGGGAGCTGGGGGCTGGCGgaggcggcggccgcggcggcggccTCACTGCCCCCGTTCGCGTGCGGTGCTTGCGCGCGGCGCTTCGACCAGGGCCGCGAGCTGGCAGCCCACTGGGCTGCGCACACCGACGTGAAGCCCTTCAAGTGTCCGCGCTGTGAGCGCGACTTCAACGCCCCCGCGCTGCTGGAGAGGCACAAGCTGACCCACGACCTGCAGGGACCGGGCGCGCCCCCCGCGCAGGCCTGGGTCTCCGGGGCTGGCGCCGTGCCCGAGACGGCCGGCGAGGGCGGCGCTGCGGAGGCGGGCGAGGCTCAGCCGGCCTGGGACGGCAGGCTGCTCCTGGGCCGCGCCGGGGGCGGCGTGCCCGAGCTGGGGGGCCTGCTCCCCGAGAGCGGCGGGGAGGCCCCTGCGCCCGCGGCCGCGGCCGAGCCGTCGGAAGACACCCTCTACCAGTGCGACTGCGGGACCTTCTTCGCGTCGGCGGCGGCGCTGGCCAGCCACCTGGAGGCGCACTCGCGCCCCGCGACCTACGGCTGCGGCCACTGCGGGGCCCTCTACGCGGCCCTGGCGGCCCTGGAGGAGCACCGGCGCGCCAGCCACGGCGAGGGCGGCGGTgcggaggaggcggcggcgccCGCCCCGGAGAGGGAGCCCGCGTCTGGGGAGCCTGCGTCCGGCTCGGGCCGCGGCAAGAAGATCTTCGGCTGCTCCGAGTGCGAGAAGCTGTTCCGCTCGCCGCGGGACCTGGAGCGGCACGTGCTGGTGCACACGGGCGAGAAGCCGTTCCCGTGCCTGGAGTGCGGCAAGTTCTTCCGCCACGAGTGCTACCTCAAGCGCCACCGGCTGCTGCACGGCACCGAGCGGCCCTTCCCCTGCCACATCTGCGGCAAGGGCTTCATCACGCTCAGCAACCTCTCCAGGCACCTGAAGCTGCACCGGGGCATGGACTGA